The following proteins come from a genomic window of Crassostrea angulata isolate pt1a10 chromosome 1, ASM2561291v2, whole genome shotgun sequence:
- the LOC128174093 gene encoding uncharacterized protein LOC128174093 encodes MKWTYFPWIGLFVGCALFSVAESTIGGTVNCFQCNVFNQGAREFCANAERKMYNCSGCLKTHTRVYMHDQWLQYKYVTVTSKYCIQYMNFRRPEGCYVKSADQGYIKQCYCYSHWCNAASKNSNRTLAMTVVQVAFVAAMLSWIRRS; translated from the exons ATGAAATGGACATATTTCCCGTGGATTGGATTGTTTGTAGGGTGTGCTTTGTTTTCTGTAGCAG AGAGTACAATTGGAGGAACCGTAAACTGTTTTCAGTGCAATGTGTTTAACCAGGGAGCAAGGGAATTCTGCGCTAACGCGGAGAGGAAGATGTACAACTGTTCGGGCTGTCTGAAGACCCACACCCGGGTCTACATGCACGACCAGTGGCTCCAGTACAAGT ACGTGACTGTGACATCTAAGTACTGTATACAGTACATGAACTTCAGACGTCCAGAAGGCTGTTACGTGAAGTCGGCGGACCAGGGATACATCAAGCAGTGTTACTGCTACAGCCACTGGTGTAACGCGGCCAGCAAGAATTCCAACCGAACACTCGCAATGACGGTGGTGCAGGTGGCGTTCGTGGCCGCCATGTTGAGCTGGATCCGCAGAAGCTGA